The region TTTAGCAAGCATCAAAATCAATTGTTTCCTATGAAACTGGCTGTAACAGTGCCTCTTCAGAAGAACACAGTAGTTTGTTTATGTTGTCTTTGAACATAGAATGTTTAATAAGTGCCtacaaataatgttttaatgCTGTGTTCTTCTCTTCACAGTGTCAAATGCCTCCAGAAAGCTATAAAAGATCCTTACCATATCATTTGCCGACCTTGTGCTTGTAAACTAGGAATCTGTGCTAAatgtggaaaggaagaagaaattgtaATTCCGTAAGTAGCTGTTAGATTACACACCTTCAGAACTGCTGTCTTCCTCTTTTAATAAAGCATGTTTGGAAACTGCCTAGAAGCTGTTGTACTTCATGCCTGTATTCTGAATAATCGTGACAGGAATTATTAAGAGTCATTAGCTTCAGTTTCCTCTGCTGAAGCCAGGGTGAAATGCCTATTGATGTTAGTGTGGCTAGACCAAATAATTCTTACTTGGATAAGACACTTTATTGTAATATGAAAGGGTAAATTGCATCTCCTCCTCAGGAGCAAACGTTTTAAAATGGATAGAGCACCATAAAATATGTGTAAGCCAATTTACTGTTTGCATTTAGTCTGTCATTTTATGATTCAGTTACTGATGAACAGAAGTAAACTAAACAAGGGCTGATGTTGAGCACAGTAGCTACAATATATGTTTagtgggattttgtttttgtaactgTTGTACTAGAGTTCTATCTTTATTGAGTATCCTGAATTCATTTACTAGTACCTGTCAGCTGGCTAGCAGTTGTTTAGTTAGTCAGCGTATTCGCAGAATTGTCTTAGATCTTCAGAGACTTCTTTCCTTACTGTCTTTTCTATTTAACATGAAAGTAACTTGAGGTTGTCACTCTGTCTCAAATAAAATAACCtacttttcattgttttcttgtACTTCCAAAAGTAGTCTGGTGATaccttcattttgctttctgtaggaTTAATAAAGGGCAAGACAGAACTGAGAGTACAGCTACTGAAAATGGCCAAGAGAGAAGTGGGTTGGAGGATGAACTGGATTTTGAAGCAAACTTCAGTAGTACAGACAATGATGAAGATTCTGATGTGcttgaagaaagatttaaaagcaTGAATTTTGAAAGGACAGATGTCTAAAATTTGAGTTTCTACTCAAGagactgaataaaataaaatgtagtaaaCTGTTTGCCTTGAATTTCTGTTCAGAAAGCCTGGTTTGTCATCTATAATGCTTGCCTATAAAAGTTGGCACTTTGTCTATTAATACTTGTTAGGTTTTttagggggagggggagaaggggcaTTGATATGTATTCCTGTATTAAAGCAGGAGTTCTTGTGGAAGGATTCAGAACCTGAATCTTTAAGCACAAGTATGTTTTGCATATATGTGACAACTTCCTGTTTCTGAGGAATAAAGCCTCTTTGTGGAATTGTTCTAAATTCAGTGTTATATGACTGTTTTATAGACACTTGGAAAGCTATGTGGAAAATATGAAGTATGTATAAAAGGCCCTgtcataaaaaaggaaaagctaaatCAAATATGgcagttttctgaaggaaaagcttCAGACTTTTACTCTTGTCAGTGAGCTTCCAAAGAGCATTGAGAAGTCAAGTGCCCATTACCCTTATGcctgctgtttcttttgtgtGCAGAGAGGGCCTGAATGCCATCGTCAGGACAGTTCAATTAATGCTTATTTaccatatataaatatagattttaaaTTTGTGATTATTATTACTAGCAATGtcttgaaaatgaagaaaaataaaagactttttaaaaaatctcataattgttttcacatgtttttttcctttgaatgcaGATCTAATTTGGTTTTTCCTGTTGTGAAAACACTTGTGTATTATGTAGAGATGCTCCTACagaacagcatttatttttgttgcttttttagaTACAGATAGATGCATTATAGTGGAGAATGTGTAGTCcctgattttcaaaatttcccAGAGGTTATTTCAGTGTAGATTAAGATCTAGAAAGAGCTCAACCAAATTTGCCGTAACTATCTGTTGATgtaactgaaatgttttgatttctttatatAATTTACTActtcaataaataaaactgaagaagtaCTTCCTAGTAATTAAatgatgtaaaatattttatctggaTTTAGCCTGTGAACTGGTGACAACAGCCACATATCCTTACTGGTGGTGTGCCTGGTTCACAGTAGAAGACTCAGCTAAGATTTGATTCCCAAACTGGCTTCTTCAGATGAATTGTAAGAAATGTGGGTTGTTGGATTTTTGTATCTCTTTAAAAGAagggaaatactgaaatgaGATAGAACTTCTGCCGCCCCCGGCTGTTGTAGTTGACCTTAGCTGtaagctatatatatataaaaaaaaaatccttcagttaTCAAGCTAAGGAGCTTTAAAACATTTGGTTGTCAGTAGGACAGAAACTACTCTAATTTAAAGGACAAACTGTCTATCTATTTAGCATTTAATGAGACTAAtgttatagaatcatagaatcagtaaggttggaagggacctctggagatcatccagtccaacctccccgctcagcagggtcacctagagcatgttagacagggttgcatccaggtgggccttgagtatctccagagaaggagactccacaacctctctgggcaacctgtgccagtgctccatcactctcccaggggagaaattccccctcacggtcaggcggaactgcctgtgcttcagtttctgcccattgcctcttgtcctgtcacacgggacaactgaaaagagtttgtccccgtccccttgacaccctcccttcaggtacttgtgcacattgataagatcccccctcagtcccTGTAGAATTCTTACATTGTTCTAATGGAACAATAGCTCCTATAGGTTTTTCGTAACTGCCCAGCTGATTGTCATTATATTTCAGGCCTTAAAAATAGgctgcttcttttattttatttattcaagttcatctttcatttttatgtaatttagTGCTACAATAAAGCACCTTATTTGCCTTTTCTAAATCATTTGTAAAATAGTAGCTTAACAGCTAAAACCTACCTTTGTAATGATCTCTAAGAACTAAtaattgctttgtttctctgttgTTGTTCCTTTTCCCTGCTACCCTTCAACAAATTTTATTGAGCATCATTACctaagagattattttaatttttctgtcacAGGTAGATCTTTCAAGCAGGTGGAAGTTGGTcttggcaaaatattttgccaagTATTTTGTGGTAACCTTTAGCAGCAAACTTGATGAGTTTGCTCATCAAGTTCTGCTCCTTGTTTCTGTCATGCATTATGATCTTTGTGGCTCTTctctgagaaaaatctgaagtttaTCAAGTTTTCTGTATTCGTCCTTCTGGAGTTGCTTACTGCATAGTTATCTGCTGTCATAAAGAACTAGATTTGATGACCCAAACAGCCCATCTCCTTTCCCCACCCAGTCTCCAAGTATGTTGTTTATAAGCTAAACAACCAACTTTGTAATCAAACACACAGGTTCTTTCACTTCAACTAATAAAAACCAAGAAATAcctaatttaaaaatctgtagaaTGATGATGGTCTATCTTGGCTGAGTCAGATCAGGAAGCTGCAGAGCACCAAGAGGTGCTTGGTAGTAGAAAGTGAGGTTAACTTGGCTACTCTGTTGTCTGGCCCCATCAGAAGTGATTCGAAACTGGGCTGAAGGTTATGTTGTGCTGATAGATGAGTCTTCCCAACAGGACAGTGGTGACACCTGCCTTAGTGTGACATCGCCTGTTGTCCTGCCAGTTGACGTCAGTAGTGACATGGAGTAAACAACGAATAACTCCTCATGCACATGATGAGTGTTAATAGGTAATTTGGAATGAGCTtcaaaaagcagctctgtgaagaGGAAGCAATGAGTTTCATACAAAATGAATTTGACTTTTGAAAGTGATATACGTAAAACAAACATTCTCTCAGACGGAAATATTTGGTCATGGTCTAGCACTTTGCCCAAAGGTGAGAGGAAATCCTGAAATGATGATAGGAAAATGTGTCATGGAACGGACAATAGCTGCATAATCTGAAAATAAGGGGAAGGGCTCTCTGGTCAAAGTGGTTACAATCTGTCAATACTAGGGAAGAGCAATGGCACACAGATAAGCAACATGTAACAACAAAGCTCAAAAATCCCCTCCAGACAGTGTCTTTTCATCACATACCGAATCTTCTGTTCAGAGTTTAGTTGGGCAGTTGGTACTGCAGCTGATAAATTATGCTTAGATGACGGACAGCTACAGCGGTAGCTGTCTGGCATTAGCCTCTGTGAAGACAAGATGTGATTCTGGCAAGGTTTCCCTGTGTTTGATGCATGTGCATAAAAGAGATGCTATTGAAAATGACTGCTGCAACTAAAACCACATGCTAAAGCTCTCAAAATTGCTAACTTAGAAGAGTTTGTGTACATGTGCTATTATagagaaaatcagtttttattttcctggaaaCAGCTctagcagagaaagaaaaggaacagttttgattttattgtcTAATTTGTGGCCAAAGTTAGATCATATTTAGAATGACTGTAAGGTTTGATTTTCCTAAGACTTTTAATTAATAGTTCCAAATTACAAGTTCTTTGTAAACAATTTTCTGATCAGAGCATTATCCATAGGCAGAACTGGTTTAAACCCTGGTCTTATCAAtcttatttaaatgagaaaatcaaaagaaggaaggagattAAAAGTCTTAGATTTCTGAGAAAATTCTTAGGGTAGTTACGTAACAGcaatcatattttaatttttactttttttatttgagaTTTTGAAAGGTCTTTTCACCTTCTTTCACAAAGAAtaatgaatttgtatttttaagccTTAAGAGAGGGGAATAATAATATCACCATGGGTGCAGCACACTGAGATGCAGTTTAAGCACTCTACCTAAGATGACTGATTAGGAGCATTTCACAAGAGCCAGAAATTGAACTGAACCTTATTGGTCCTTACCTCATATATTCTTGGAGAAGAGAATGATAGATGTTAATAATTAGTCATATGAAGAATAAAGGAGATGCAGTGATGCTGCTGACACAGTTGGATTCCTGTTAACTGATTGTCTTTCAAATGTTATCAGTTCTCATTTAGCGTGACTCAACACTGACAGTAATTAATTAGATAATGGACTGTTAGCATGTGGTAAAAAAGCATGCAAGATCATTCTCGCTTCACAAGGGAAATGCTTATCATAAGCTTGTACTGTCAGAACTTGTCATTGTTAACTTAAGCAAATTAAGatttctgcaaaaacaaattcCTATAAGAGGCTTTTCTAAGAGAGTCCAGATTCACTGCAGCATGAGAAGAGTCCAGTATGGATGCAGTGCTGAGCCCTAGCATAATGACCTTTGTTAAAAGTTCACAAGCATCTCAGACATCCTATCATCAAATGTTTCTGAAGTACCAGGCCATACAAAAAGCATTGTTAGTTGATTTAGTTCTAAGCTTTGCATGGGGCTGAGCTCCTCTATTTTTGTCCTGATTACTGATTAACTCCTCTAAACTACTAATGCAGTACTAGCCTCTGAAGATTTGTAGGGCTACTGGTTAATTAAAAAAGGATGATTTGTTTTCTCCAAATCATGGCATTAGCaaagaaaatagaggaaaaaatagcagataGCAAAATATGAGCTACCTGGTAACCCTTTAGCCCTACAATTGCACCTCTGCTTTGTTCAGGAGTTCTCACACAGATGGATTCTGGTAGAAAATGCAaatctgtttctgcttgtggGAAGCATCAGACTGACTTACAGAGTTAATGTGTAAAGGTTTATAAGCAACATGGAGAGACATTCTTAATATCCAGGTGTTTAGTGAGCTGGTCATGCACACTGTTAACATCTGTTTCACTTCGTTCTTCTGCCTACCAGATAAAAATCTGTCAGCTATTAAAAGGGCAAAAGAtgtttataaaaaagaaagtttcataACTTTgactcatatatatatatatatatatatatatatatatataaatcataTATATTTGGTATAAAAAGGTGGATTCCTGTCCTCAGCATGGTTGCATAAACCAGTGACCGAACTGAAGTACTTCTGTTCAGGGactggaaaaatattcttgGGCAAATGAACTTTAACATAGATTAGAAATGAGGTGCTTGGTATATTATTTCACGTAGCAGATTGGAGCCTCTAAAAAATTTAGATGAAATCACTTGagaagttgctttttttcttactgaagtcTGAGAGAAAACTGCTATTTGCAATAATGTGAGATCCATGATTTAGTTGTAGATAAAAGACTTGAATTTGAAGACCTGAAAAACAGACACTGAAGACTACCTCCTTCATGCTCAGATTTGGCCTGATTTTCAGATATATGTACCATCTCTATTTTCTTTGATAGAGATTTAGAAACACAAGTTAGAAGAATGTGGTAAAATCACATAACTTAATATGCTTTGATCGCAgtatcaaaattttttttttgtttatttttcctatagCCATAGCATGATTATACTTTTGTACAAAAAATACATGGATTTTTTGTGTTCCTGAATGGTAGTGCTCACAGGAAAGCTCTCTTTTTAGGATGGCTTGCATTTCTGAGTCTCAAGATTGTCACAGCCCTGTGCCTAGCACTTGGCTTGCTGTTTCCTAAATCCTACGTGAACATATGTGACATACTGTGTGAAGAGGATCTATGAAGAATATCCATGGTTTGCATATTAGTATGTGTAGTATTAGTGAAACTTTGAACATTTATTGCATGAATAATTGCAAGCTGCATTTGTGACGGTCTGAGATGCTTTTTCTCATAGACCTTAGTCTATCTCCTcagtattttgttctttttaggATCATTCTCTATCTTTGTGCCATGATCTGGTTTTGCACTGTGAAAGATGCCGGCTTGAATGAAAGCTGATACAGCCTCTGGCTGACAGGAACAATAGATTACTCTGGGTtattcccagcagcagcaacagagctGCTACTGTAACTGTAAAGGAAAGTGCTTGCTCTGAAGTGGTGATATTTCTGAGAcagtatgaaataaaatgaggctACAGGTcatggggaaaggaaaaaaggcctctaaaatgttttctcttggcaaagtcatgcaaaaaaaaaccccaaaccttccaattccattaaaaacagaaaccttAAAATAAGACTAAAATAGGACTTTTAGCAACAGCAAATCTGCTATTGCTTACACGATAAAGTCTATATAACATCCTTCTCTGGCTACTGCTAACATCTCATGCTCAGTAACTGTAACAGTAACTGTTTGGTAAGAGCTCAGTCTTTCTTATCATAAATTGGTTACAAAACTTGCCAGTGATTTCAAATGAAACTAGCCTGTGCCTACATTATTTAGAGAAATGACAGAAGATGTTTGTTACATTATAAATCTGTAATTCTGCACCCTGAAAAGACTGGTACCAATGAGGAATTTGGTATAAGTGTCTAGAAGTTTTGTATTTTAGGAAAGTATAACGTCAGGGATTAAGCCATCCCCAAAGGATGTGGTAACTGGAACTTCAGGTCTGTTGCTTTTGCAGTGTTTCAACAGAAAACTTTCTATGCTTTCCAGTTTGCATAATAGCTTGGGTTGCATTTAAGTATAAATAGTACTGACACAGTGATCTCCCTGCATCAAGAAAGCATTAAATTTTGGATCACTGTGTTCAGCTAGCAGCTCCGTTCACACCGCCGCGCTTCAACGACCCTCAGAGGGTTGGGGAAGCCCAAAGATGATGGCTGGCTGCGGACGTCGGACGTCGCTTCTGGAAACCACACTAGCAGCTGACTGGCTGGGACAAAAAGGCCTGCGGTGCTCCCGCGGAGCGCGTCGGAAGCGTGTGCTGTTGGGCATTTTGTCTCCTGAGGCCCTCAGCCTGTGACGGGCCAGAGCGCTGTCTCCTGCAGAGGCTGGCGTTAAAAGCGTGTGCTGTTCACCGCTGCGCGGAGAAGTCCCGCTCGCCGCTAGCGAGACCGCCGCGCGAGGCACCGGCGGAGGGGTGGTGTGCACGCCGCTCGCCTTTAAACCCGGAGCAGGACCTCTGCCAAACGGCTGAGGGAGCCAGGCAGGCTGCCCACGCCGGCTCTGTCCAAAACGCCAGTTAGAggccaaaaaagaagaaaaagcttctcACTGAAATAAACACAGCACTGAGCTTGTGAGTAAGGAAATACAGAGGTTCACACAGCCTGCAACTGCCTCCCTTCGTCTTCGCAGTCTATAGCTGTCACCGTAATGTGCATGGTAATTAACGCCAGTAATAAATCTGCTGCTTTACCATAATTGGCCTGACAAGAAGTTAGTGTTTATTGCCCCCTAGCATGTTTAATGAGGTTTGCAAGCAGGCTCCAAGAAACGAAACACATTGTTGCTGCTGCGGCACTCTTAATTTTAAGGGAAAATGAAGCAACTAACAGAACTTTGCAACGGATAGCAACTATTCTGTAATGCACTTATTCTCCTGGGCCTGGCGATGACCCCAAAAGAATAATTCAGATTAAGACCTCAATTCTTGGAAATGAAACCAGGCTTCTCCAAAGTCAAGGTATAGTGTTATCATTGCTTTTGCTCtgtagcttgattttttttatttgttctttttcttgtttatattAAAGCTTTGTTTAACATTAGTTACATCATTGAGCAAAGTTCCGGTCTGCAGAAAACTACTGCTTTAAGGATAAAACCACTGAGTTGCGTTATTCCACAAGTGGGACTTTGCCCCTTCTTAAAGATAAGTTGGGTTACAAGAGAGCTTGATTTATTGATCTTGAGTAACTTATATTGGTGGTTAAATATATCTTTCCTAACTGTCTTATCATCAAACTAGTCTGGCAATCTTCATGTTCAACTTattctgaccttttttttcttctttctttttctttctttttctttcttcttttctttttgtctttttaattttagagtACTTTGATAGTCCACTAAAGAGAAGGGCCCCATTTCTGTGTGGCAATTGCTGTTCCAGTGAGTCTACTGTGTAAATGAGTTAGTAGAGGTGCAGGAAGGGTCACCTGAGCTACTAGGCTTCACATGAGAAATGTAAGCAAGGGACTAGCAGATAGAATCCAAATTTCTTAAATCCCCATTTTATGCCTTGCCCCTTCGATTTTGCTACCTTTCGTGTGATTTCTACACAAGTTAAGTACGACTTCTTATAGTCTaagaagctgaaagaagaaagttagcttcccccccccccaataaatgcagaacaaagggaaaaagagataCAAGAGTTCTTGCATTCAGAATAccacatatttttatatttgcttgGCAGGGGCGTCTGGTAAATCACTGAATGAGGAAGCGtttctaattttccttttaatctaatcctcatttttctgtctcagagAAACCAACTCCCTTACAACACCAGATGTCACTATAACAAAGTGAAAAAGTTGGCTTAAAGTTGGGTTAGTATGTGATgataatagctttttaaaatttctagtCATCCCAGGCTGAGCATCTTAGAAGTGCTTTGATTTAATATGGTGGAGGTGGCTTTTGTTTGGATTGATACAGATCTCTGTGATCCTGATATTCTGCACATGTAACGTGTGGTTACATGACTCAGGAGAGGAGCTGGAGTCAACAGCAGACACCTGAGCTGAGAATTTGGGTTTTAGTTTGCAGGCTGGTTATAGGGAAAGCTTAAAAGGCTGTGCTTTCCAGCCTGGCCTCCACACCTGTAGCAGAATACTGTACATGTTCAGGTAgtgaattttcaaaagtgagTGCTTCGTGCTTTTTTAGTACTCTGGCATTCTGcaatgttaattaaaaattggTGACCTCCTTCCACATATGTATAAATGACACTGAAGAGGATTACACATTAATATATTAACCTCAGCTCATGATTTTCCTCAATAGCCTGAGAAAACTGGGATGGAGAGGTTGAGAGAAGAGGAacccagaaaataaaaatgttgccaCCAAATGACATTTCACCAGAAAAAACTTTTCAGCAACAGCTTCTCTAGAGCATCTTCGTGGTCATCTGAGATCTTCGCAGTAGTGCCAACAAAATCTGAACCTTTCTCATCAGTTTGCCAAGAAGAGATTAGCTGGTTTGATTTGGCATGTGGAAATTTATCCAAATAAGCACCTGCTTGTTTAGCACTGACTTTGCTTTCTGAATTGTCTTAGTGTTACAGCACTCTTGATTCTGAGTGCCAAACATAGAAGCTATTATAACACTGTCAGTAGGGACCTTCCTAAACACAGACTTAGCAAGTTTGTAAGAAAATTTATGAGCATACACTTGGGGATCCACATGCCTTAGTCTGACAAAATGGTTGTCCCCAGCCGAAAGTCAGTTGCACTGATCACTGCTAGGTAAAATGCATGATAAGCAATGATCTGAacctctattaaaaaaaaaatcagtatctctTTCACTAGCTAAGGATTTGAAGACTGTGTAAAACATACCTATTGTACACTTGATTATTAAGATCTGAACATTTGGAATCATATATGATGACATTTGAGTTGGGGTAGGCTGGCTTGGGCTTTCAAAACTTCCTGGAGAACTTCTTGGGTATGTGTGCTCTGGATAAATTTAAATATGGGGGTGGTCATTTTTACATGAGCAGGACACGCTGCAATCAAAAGTGCTTGGGAACAGAAATCTAGAAATGATTTACTGGCCACTCCTGAAAAACTTAGATATTTTACTCCTCTCACAATTCCTTTTATACTCTGATCTGTGATCTCTGGCAGTTAGCCATATGTGTACTAGCATTCAGATTTGCTTTGGTGtgtttttctaattattatttaaaggtCTAGATAAAAGCAACACTGCACAGGCTTTCTGTTCTGGGAAGTACCAAAGGGTTTTCTGAGAATTACagatttgttcatttatttggtcattcattttatttggcCAAATCCAGACTGCTAAAAATGAGTGGGAGTTTTGTTACTAGATCTAATGGACTGTGAACTTCTAATTCTTATTTATATTGTgttaattgttatttttattatgaagcCTTATGCAACATACTCAGAACAAATCTTGATTCCACTAAGAAGCCCTTATGGGCGTGTGGAGTC is a window of Rhea pennata isolate bPtePen1 chromosome Z, bPtePen1.pri, whole genome shotgun sequence DNA encoding:
- the CZH9orf85 gene encoding uncharacterized protein C9orf85 homolog; translated protein: MSSQRGNVSRRRPQRHQNAHGFRNDKYDTSARQKKINAKLHDGVCQHCKGILEWRVKFNKYKLLSKPKKCVKCLQKAIKDPYHIICRPCACKLGICAKCGKEEEIVIPINKGQDRTESTATENGQERSGLEDELDFEANFSSTDNDEDSDVLEERFKSMNFERTDV